The Lolium rigidum isolate FL_2022 chromosome 1, APGP_CSIRO_Lrig_0.1, whole genome shotgun sequence region TGATACAGTATACCACTTTGAGCTAAAATGTTATGTTTATCTGAAGAACATAAGGTTGATCATTGTGCACCTATTTTTGCTGGCCTGTGAGGAGATTTCGCAGGACGCAGATGAGACACAGTGCCGGTGACCTCGCAGAAATTCTACAGACGATGTCGGTGATGTGTGTACTCTGGAGAAGCAAGTCATGCTGCAGCGGCGCTGATGATGGTGATATCGTCGAAGAGATGGAGACGAGCAATGGGCTAGTGTTTTGGTAGTGATATGTTGCACGCTTTAAGTTTGTGAGAGAAAGGAAGTTCTGCTAGACATGTGTTCTGAGAGAAATTTTAACATGCTCCCAACAATTTTGGACCGTCTGTTTTTTCAATCTAAGGGCCTAGATTTAAGGAGGTAATAGGCCAACCAAGAGAGGTTCACCTGGCCCTCTTAAATAAGTATTAGCATGTTTTATAATTGTTAACCCCTAGACAAAAGGAAAATATAATTGGAAAGTATCAATAAATGACAATACGGTTTATTTTTGGTATACCCCTACCATATGGAGACCATTCGGAAAGATATTGTCTAACAAGTATGCGCCACACTAGCAATGGTAGTTTGACATGACAATATTTTTTTGTATTAGGGTGGTAACATTTTTCTACACATTTTTGTGATGTATATCTTCGGCGAAAAGAATAAAAATTATAACTAGTATATATTTGGTCCGACATTAAAAATATATCTTGTGACGAGAAACGAAAGAAAAAACTTAGGAAACTTCCAACTATGAAGAAGTAGCATGAGCTACCAGTGCTGAAAGCTACCACACATCCTGGGGTCTGGGCAAGGGTATTTCTAGGCGGCCTTTCCCTTGCCTTTTATTATGCAAAGAGGCTGATTCGAACCCAGGACCTCTAGGACACAAGTGGAGACACTCTACCACTGCGCCTGGCCAAATATGcattaagaaaaaaaaaatggcTCATGTCATTGTGTGGCAGCCAAACAAAGTCACGGTACTGCCTCCATGGGCACAAAATTTGTGGAGAATGCCATTAGGGAACATGACATACTTTTCTTTCCTATTTGGAATTGTAGTACCGGAGAGTTCCACCGGCTACAACAGGTTTCAAACACATGCAAAATAACTTGGCCCCACCTATTATAAGAATCAACGGTTTAGATTTGGTCAATGCTCTTACCTCCTAGGTGGTACGATGGAGCATATTAAAAGAGCTCCATGTTCTGAatgatttttttcgtgaaaacgcatAAGACTttcgcgtttcatttcattgaaaagatagtgTTTGGTTTATACTCCTACTAGGAGGCATGGTACATGAATGAGGCAAGGCAGGAGTGGTTCTGCAGATTTATATTCTGTTGAGATATTCTAGGGAAGTAATCATCTTTAGCAAGTAAATAAGTTAGATTTTAGGGAGGGAATAATTTTGGCGAGGATTTGATGTACCAGCGCAAACAAGGAAAGAGAAGATCTCCTCTAGCGCTAATGAGGAGAGGAGGGTGCACGGCGGTAAAAAAGCATCAGACAGTGTTGATTCTCCCAATATTTAGTGGGTGTTTTCGATGGCTATTTGATGGTCCTGAACTCCTGATTTCTCTGATGTTTGGTGTTGAAAGTGACGTACCAACCCTAACTCGTAATTAATAGTGAAGATATCATTTTTCATTTTAGCGCTAGCATATATGTAAATAGACTATGCATTGCACATATTACAACCATGTGTGAGATATGTATAAAACTGTCCACGTGTTGTTATTTTTCTGAAGAAGTGTTGAATCCTTGGGCACGCTTCTATGCATGCGTCCAAAGTCTGCATATTTCAAAATATTGATGTAATGAATCTACTGCAAGGGCTGTAGTCCATTGATTACCAGTCATGCTAAAGGCCATCTAATTTTCCGCAGATTTATGTCTACGACATCAAGATTACTAGACTAAGAAGTAATCAGTAGGCAGATAAAGAAAACAGTGTTTCATGCCCTCCGTTCCGAAAAGGATGTTCCaaattgtttaaatttggatGTGTCTAGACGCGATTCAGTGTATAGaactatagatacatccaaatttacacAAATCTGCGACATCCTTTTTTGGTACGAAGGGAGTAAGAAATTTACATGTTCCTTGCTTTTGGAAAGTCAAGTAGGAGCCGCAGTATGTCATTTCTGGATATTTGTCTATTCATTAGTAACAGCCATGTGTTGGCCTCCTATTGGTCCATACCTTGGTAGCTTCAATACTCACCATGTTACGATGAATTTTTTTTACGCAATATGGTGGTTCCTTTCCTTAAAACTATGAGACCCTTAATAAAAGAAATTACCTGACTTCACATGGCAGTTGATGCCTGTCCTAGTGATAATATTTTAATTTGTTTTGGGCACTCTAAATTTATGCTGATGTGTAACGTTGCAATAATTTACTATGGAGAGACATCTTGTTTTGTATCATAACAAATGATCTTGCGAAGCTAAGCAATGAGCAGTGTTAGGAGTCAAGACTAGTTTTTTCTTGTTTTGACAGCATCTAATTCAGAATAAATAAACCAGTTTGCAAGATTTGTTCTCAAGATCAAAATTTGTGACACACATCGATGTTCTGGATTATCACTCCACCTGTTCTGTTGTGGTATTTTTCATGGATTTGATATATTTTCTGTATATCTATTCATTAGCATTTCATAATGTAAAATTGTAATTGTAAATGCTTGCTGCATTAGCTAACTATGGATCAATTTTCCTGCAGTTGGCTTGGTTAATGTGAGCTTATTGCTAAAGATGGCAGATAATGGTAAAGCAAAGTCAGGATCAGCAGGAGCCTATACAATCAATTTAGAGAACTTCAGTAAGCGACTGAAGGTGTTCTATGACCATTGGAATGTAAACAATTCTGATCTTTGGGGTTCTTCTGATGCCATTGCTATTGCTACTCCACCTTCTTCCGACGATCTGCGTTATTTGAAGTCCTCAGCTCTGGATGTTTGGTTACTTGGATACGAATTTCCAGAAACCATTATTGTTTTCACGCACAAGCAAATACATTTCTTATGCAGCCAGAAGAAAGCAAATCTCATTGGAACCCTCAAGAATGCTGCAAATGAGGCTGTTGGTGCTGATATTGCCTTGCACGTGAAGGGTAAGAATGGGGATGGCATTGACCTGATGGATGACATACTGCAAGCCGTTTGTGCTCAGTCGAAATCTGACACCCCAGTTGTTGGTCACCTTGCAAAAGAGGCACCTGAGGGTAAGCTTCTCGAAACATGGGCAGAAAAGCTATCTGGGGAATCTGTACAGCTTATTGATGTCACAAATGGCTTTTCTGAGCTTTTTGCTGTGAAGGATGCCACGGAGATTATCTGTGTGAAAAAGGCTGCTTATCTAACTTCATCTGTAATGAAGAACTTTGTGGTTCCAAACATGGAGAAGGTTATTGATGAGGAGAGGAAAGTCTCACACTCCTCACTGATGGATGACACAGAGAAGATTATTCTTGATCCTTTGAAGGCCAAGGTAAAGTTGAAGGCTGAAAATATTGATATATGCTATCCTCCTGTCTTCCAAAGCGGGGGGAAGTTCGATCTTAAGCCAGGTGCCTCCAGCAATGATGATTATCTCTACTATGACTCCGCAAGTGTTATCATTTGTGCAATTGGATCCAGGTACAGCAACTATTGTTCCAATGTTGCCAGAACATTTCTGATAGATGCTACCCTGACACAGAGTAAAGCATATGAGACACTTTTGAAAGCCCAGGAAGCTGCTTTAGCAGCATGTAAACCAGGGAATCAGATGTGCGCAGTTTATCAGGCTGCAGTTGCAGTCTTTGAGAAGAATGTGCCTGAGCTACTTCCTAATCTAACAAAGTCAGCTGGAACTGGAATGGGCCTTGAGTTCCGAGAATCTGGCTTAAACTTAAACGCAAAGAATGACCGTCTGATAAAAGAGGGCATGGTTTTCAATGTATGTCTTGGTTTGAGTAATGTCCAAGCAGAAACAAACAATGAGAAGACAAAACAGTTTTCTTTGTTATTAGCTGATACAGCTTTGGTTAGTGACAAGACAGTAGAGATCTTAACAAATTGCTCCAAGGCTGTTAAAGATGTTGCATACTCGTTTAATGAAGATGAGGAAGATACTCCTAAGCCTAAACGGCCTAAGGTTGAGCCGAATGGCCTGGAAGCAATACCATCCAAGGCGACACTTCGATCGGACAACCAGGAGATGTCCAAGGAAGAGCTCCGGAGACAGCACCAGGCTGAACTTGCTCGTCAAAAGAATGAAGAGACTGCTAGAAGGCTTGCTGGGGATGGTTCTGGTTCCGGTAACGGACGCGGTCCTTCTAAGGCTTCGAATGAGCTTGTTGCATACAAGAATGTTAATGATGTGCCTTATTCAAGAGAGTTGGTGATACAAGTAGATCAGAGGAATGAAGCTGTTCTCTTGCCTATTTATGGCAGTATGGTCCCTTTCCATGTTTCTACTGTTAAGAGTGTGACTAGCCACCAAGACAACCGCACCTGCACCATCCGCATTTTCTTTAATGTACCTGGCATGCCATTCTCAAATGATAACAATCTGAAGTCTCAAGGAGCTATCTACTTGAAAGAGATCACATTCCGATCAAAGGATCCACGGCATAGCAGTGAAGTTGTTCAGCAGATCAAAACATTGAGGAGGCAGGTTGCTTCAAGGGAGTCAGAGAGAGCTGAAAGGGCCACCCTTGTTACTCAGGAGAAACTCCAGCAGGCAAGCACAAAATTGAAGCAAATGAGGCTTAACGATGTGTGGATAAGGCCTGCATTTGGTGGTCGTGGGAGAAAGTTGACAGGAACTCTTGAGGCTCATGTTAATGGTTTCAGATATTCCAATTCAAGGGCTGATGAGCGTGTGGATATCATGTACGGGAATGTAAAACATGCTTTCTTCCAGCCAGCAGAAAAAGAAATGATCACCCTCCTTCATTTCCATTTGCACAATCATATCATGGTTGGAAACAAGAAAACTAAGGATGTTCAATTTTACGTTGAAGTGATGGATGTTGTTCAGACTGTCGGTGGCAGTAGAAGATCGGCCCTTGATCCTGATGAGATTGAAGAGGAGCAGCGTGAGAGGGATCGGAAGAACAGAATTAACATGGAGTTCCAGAACTATGTGAACAAGGTTAATGACCACTGGTCGCAGCCACAGTTCAAGGGGCTTGATCTGGAGTTTGATATCCCGCTTAGAGAGCTTGGATTCCATGGGGTCCCGTACAAAGCTTCAGCTTTCATCATTCCAACGTCAACTTGCTTGGTTGAGCTAATTGAGACTCCCTTCCTGGTGGTCACACTCGGTGAGATAGAGATTGTTAATCTAGAGAGGGTGGGCTTTGGAACGAAGAACTTTGACATGGCTATCGTGCTTAAGGACTTCAAGAAGGATGTTCTTCGCATCGATTCCATTCCATCGACATCACTTGATGCAATAAAGGAGTGGCTTGACACCACTGATCTCAAATACTATGAGAGCAGGCTGAACTTGAATTGGCGTCCTATTCTGAAAACTATCATTGATGATCCTCGGAAGTTTGTTGATGATGGTGGCTgggagttcttgaatatggagggAAGTGATTCTGAGGTGGAGGAATCAGAGGAATCAGATCAGGGGTATGAGCCTTCTGATGCTGAGCCTGAGTCTGAATCAGAAGAAGATGATTCCGACAGTGCGTCATTGGTGGAAtcagatgatgacgaggaggaggattcgGAAGTAGACTCTGAGGAAGAGAAAGGCAAGACCTGGGATGAGCTGGAACGGGAGGCAACCAATGCAGACAGGGATCATGGTGCAGAATCAGACAGTGAGGAAGAAAGAAGGCGTCGCAAGGTCAAGACTTTCAGCAAGCCCCGCCCATCATCGGAACGTGGCAACCTGACTAGCATCAGCAAGCCTCGTCCACCAGAACGCGGTAATGctggcagcagcagcaagccTCGTCCACCAGAACGCGGTAATGctggcagcagcagcaagccTCGTCCACCGCCAGAACGTACTAGCGGCATGAAATCTCGTCCACCGCCAGATCGGGGCAGCTCCAAGGGAGGGCCTTCAAAGAAGCCGAAGTTCAGGTGATTTGTGTGGCGGAGTCACCCGTCTTGCTTGAGGTTGTGCGCTGAATCTCTGCCCTTTTGGTTGGTTGTATCAGAAGCCTTGTTGGCTCTTTCTCCAGATCACCGCGATGCTCTTTTTCAGCAGTAGTATTTAGATAGTcgaaactttgttgaattgtgtgttgGAGGATCTCAGACCTATGTATTGGTTTAAGTTGGTTCATCAGTGTATCCTCGGTGGTGTAGCAGCAATGTTTTCTGCTAGAAATGCTGACCTTATTTTGTATAATGTCTGTTTTGTCAGAACCATATGTTTTTCTGTTTCATCTATATTTGTGGCGTCGTTTCGGTGTGCAGAAGCATCGTGTTAGGTTTGTTCTTATTCTAGTTTTTTTATGAGGGAATTGTTCGTattctactccctctgtttcatgaAAGTTCGGCAGATGcatccaaattttaataaatctaagATAAATTTTATAGGAGGAAGGGAGTAGTATTTTGTTAATCTTGTCGATTTCTCCTTGGCCTTATAAAATTTTTAAGGCTTTGTTTACTTCTCCTGTAATTTTTCTATGAGAAAGGTTTGGAGACAGCCAGGCAGGTGAGTATTTGGTGTcaatcccactcaaatacttttcCTAAAAATACTCGGCGAAAAGTTTTAAATCTAAGCAAAAAtaagaagattttttttttggagtaaCCGGCAGGAAGAGGGAAATTTGGtcagtttataaggaaaactgACCAAAAACCAAAAACCGTACAACCCAAACGCCACACACCAGCCCCGAGGCCGCGCACCACACGAGCCGACGACACTCCCGCCCTAGCAAGAAGTGGCAGCACTCAAAACAGAAAGCTCCCGAAGCCGCCGCTCCGACGTCCACACCGGACCCGAGACCGCGCACACTGGCGAGAACAAGCAAACACGCAAACACAACACACCGGAAAATAAGAAGATTTAAGTCTAGTTTATTTCTCTCGTATTTTCATCCCCAAGGTATTTGAGATGAAAGGAGATTTGGTGTTTCATCAAATTCCCTCCCATCACCTTAAATATTACCTGCCCAAAAAAATACTACGCTAGTATGATAAAACTTTTATAATTtaacaaaaaaatgtaaaattacGGGGATATCTCGGAATTACCTGTTTGAACTCGGATAGGAGCATCTCCAACAACATCAAAATTTAAGAGCGGCGCCAAAAAAAATGACTTTTTTTTTGCCGGCGCAACAATGCTCAGTAGAAGGCCAGCAATATACAGCGGCCCAAGAAAATTTCAGCGTGCCCGAATAAACTAGCGTTCATAGTGCATATAGACGACACACGCTGCCGTGTGTTACAAACCTAGACGCTCGTGCGCAGCCCAACCGCCCTTAAATTTCTTCCCGCCCACCGCTCCCCGTGAACGCCGCCGATTCCCGCCACCAAAGCCCTCCCCCGCCAATCTCATCGTAGATCCGGTCGGTCCCCGCCTCCGCCGACTCCCGCTAGGTATTTCCCCGCCGTCTCGAAGATGGCACCGCGCCATTCCTTCCGACGACGAGCGTTGGATGTACACGTTCGAGACAGAGAAGGACACCGATAGCGGCAGCGACTGTGATTAGTTTTAGGTCGTGTTTGTGCGTCtgaattttttcgataaagttgTGCGTCTAAATGTGTTTCAGTGTGTCTGAATGTAGTGGCGAACAAATTCAGTTGTCTCAGTGTGTTCGTCGCCCAAAACTACAACATCTGAAAAATTTAGTGTGTTACAGTGTGTTCGCCGTCCAAAACTACATCTAAAAAATTCTTTAAAATTTATATATTTTCTTTTGAATATCAGATCGACAGCAGCTGGCTTCGCTCCGTGAACGCTCGATACGACGCCATGGTATAAAGCTGATGTTGGAACAAAAGTATGGGAGATTTACAAGCCTGTTCAAACGAACGCAGCGATTTTACCGGCTTCGGTAGGTACAACAGTGATGACGTCACGCGTGTTGATCTAGCTTCTAAAAATTTGTGAAATATGTCTGAAATATGTGAAACATGTTTCAAACTTGTGAAAAATTATTTATTATTCAATGTATATTTTACAAAGTTAAACTTATGAAACATTTATGAAACATTTTCTACTGCTTAAATCTGTTTCAATTATATTTCAGTTTTGTTAAAAAGATGACAAGTAATCTCACCAATCTCAAAACATAATCTATGATACTCCGTAGATGACACTCATACACGTACAGTTGACTTTGAAAACGAGTTTTCGCGTCCAAACCCGATCCCcaccgtaagagcatctccactcgtcccccgacgaggcccccggcgagccttttttccatccggacggcgtaattcggcccagtcgcgccctcggttcctcgttttcgtccggatttgggcataaattcatccggcgatcccacgccatccccggccccccggggagcgctcggggactccggacgaaacgaaagcgcgggaaataccgaggaaacttcccgcgcgtctggtggccccaacttgtcggcgagagaaaccgatcgtcgtcctcatcgcatcgtcttccgcgcgctgtaaagcctgccgccggtctgcattcgccggccacgcggcgagttaatgtcgtcgtcttccgcgcacgcatcgtcttccgcgcgcactaaaggctgccgccggtcagctcgccgcggacgcgtcgcattccacgcgtgggaggggcacctcctccaccaggcggggtacccctgcccgccggacacgaggcctcccggaggcggctggcggctaagtgccggcggcgtaccaatcccgccgccgccgcggggccacgccctcgacgtcgccatcgaggaggcgaggatgaccatgaccgacgaggagcgcgccgacccgcgccaccaccccgacaactacacgcggtggaactcctacttcctcccggcggtgggagcgggagccggcggcccacgacggcccgccgcctccgcctccgcgcaacaacgccgcgggccgccgacggtggtggagcgcgccggaaaggacgctggcgaacgtcctcgcgcacatcgagggcggcaacttcccggtgctcacgatgccccctccatcgagggcatcggcgagccgccgtcggggaaacgtctggcagccacggcgcatggctgccagctcgtcgtcttccggatcggcgccaaggagaggccgccgcaagccagctcgccgaggaggaggcgaagcgcgcggaggacgccgcgatggcggaggcgatcgccaggtcgctgcatgacatggaggaggagaagcgcgcggacgacgccgcaccgggACCGGGCCGGGCGCGAatgggagcgccgggaggcggagcagcagcgcgacggccgccggacccggccgccgcacgccaatctcgccgcccgcgccgctccaaccgccaacgacgatgtcgcgcggtaccgccgtccccgcgacacctccatccggcgtcgctgtccccgtcgtcgacctcgagtcctccgacgacgaccggtacgaggccatcccCGGGCTGGGGAGACGCCGACCGGGCGAGCGAGcagccgggccgcgcggccgaaggccaacgacgacggctccgacgacgacggcggcgactacacggtgttctaccgccatttcagcatgtagagcgccgtgttttaaaattagcgtttgaattcccctagccgaattcgaaatatagtcgaattcggcctctatgtatgaactccgcccgtaatataataaatatcattaaatttagtctatattcacccatttttagccgtagtttgtcaagtttccgttttttaaattcgcatcgtcgacttcgcccggGCACGCggttgggaaactactactccccacgccaaatcttcctccaatccggacgaaaatttcgccggatttgggcgtggggagcgccaacgagtggggatgctctaagtaaACACAGACGTGGTCCCCTAGGTCAAGGTTTCTTCTCCAGTAAACGGTCGGGACGGTCCCAATATCTGTCCGTCGGATCAAAGTCAAGAGAACGTTCCTCGCTCGTCATAACCCTCGTCCCGAACCCTTGTCGGCTCATCTTCTCCCGTTGCTCCGCCGCTCCGCCGCTTCCCATTTCCCCTCGCATCTCCGCCGGCCTGCCCGGGACCCCATCCTTCTCCCAACTCCCACGATGGCAGCATCGCAGGGTCCCATAGTGAGGGTACCATCGAGGTGCACCCCGGAGACGGCACGGGCCACGGTCGCGTTCGAGGTCATTGGCTACAGCCTGCACAAGGGCCTTGGCAGAGCCAAATACCTCTCTTCCGTGGCGTTCTCCGTCGGCGGCTACGAATGGTGCATCCGCTACTACCCGGACGGATACAGAGAAAAGGGGCCTGAAGACTACGTCTCTGTCTCCCTCAGGCTCTTGACCAAGAACGCCGAGGTGAGAGCGCTCTACACCTTCAAGCTTGTGGATCCGGTTACAGGGCAGTCGCATGTGGTGCGCTGCCCGGGACTGCCGCAACTATTCGACAATACAAATGCTTGGGGATGCCTGCTGTTCATGAAGAGGACTGTTGAACAAGAGTCCAAGTACCTGCGGGACGACCGCCTCGTAATCGAGTGCGACCTTGAGGTTATCAAGGAAAAACAGTTGCCACCGTCCGACTTGTCGGAAAATCTTGCAATattgttggcggagaagaaaggagCCGACGTCACTTTCAATGTTCAAGGGGAAGTTTTCCCTGCACACAGGGTTGTTCTTGCAATGCGATCGCCGGTCTTCGATGCGGAGTTATACGGCCCGATGGGGGACAATGGGAGGCAGGAAATAACCATTGAGGACATGCAGCCTACTGTTTTCAAGGCATTTCTTCACTTCATCTACACGGATTCGATGCCTTCCATGGATGACCTTGCTGATGATGACAAAACAGAGATGGTTAAGCACTTGCTTGTGGCTGCAGATAAGTATGCTATGGAAAGGATGAAGATGATATGTGAAGGCATCCTATGCAAGAGTCTTGATGTCGAGACTGTGGCGACCATATTAGCCCTAGCTGACCAGCATCATTGCAGCAACCTCAAAGAGGCTTGCATTGAATTTATGCTCTCTTCAAATAGGATCGATGATGTGGTTGCAAGCCAAGGGTATGTACACCTCAAAAGATCTTGTCCCGATGTAATTGTAGATGTGTTTGAGAGAGCGGCCAAGTCCCGTAAAATTTAGTATGCCAACCTGATATGATCCAGAGGGCGCTGCATTTTTGTTCGGTTAGGTAAAACAATGAAGACTTTGTGATTTCGCATGCACATCTTGGGTTAACGTGAGGCTGTTGTATCTTTTATTTTTTGGGATCTTTTGGAGTAGATGAGTTGGATTTATAAAATTCTATGTCTCCAATGTAATGGCTGGCCCGTCCTATATAAGTACACCTGGGATCAGTTTTGAGTTTCGCTATATTTTTAGCTCAGTAGGTGCCTTTTTTGTTATCTGCTCACTTTTATTTCTGGCTTAATCATCTGAGAACGATAAGCTTTGAGTCCCTAGCTATCACT contains the following coding sequences:
- the LOC124686374 gene encoding FACT complex subunit SPT16-like: MADNGKAKSGSAGAYTINLENFSKRLKVFYDHWNVNNSDLWGSSDAIAIATPPSSDDLRYLKSSALDVWLLGYEFPETIIVFTHKQIHFLCSQKKANLIGTLKNAANEAVGADIALHVKGKNGDGIDLMDDILQAVCAQSKSDTPVVGHLAKEAPEGKLLETWAEKLSGESVQLIDVTNGFSELFAVKDATEIICVKKAAYLTSSVMKNFVVPNMEKVIDEERKVSHSSLMDDTEKIILDPLKAKVKLKAENIDICYPPVFQSGGKFDLKPGASSNDDYLYYDSASVIICAIGSRYSNYCSNVARTFLIDATLTQSKAYETLLKAQEAALAACKPGNQMCAVYQAAVAVFEKNVPELLPNLTKSAGTGMGLEFRESGLNLNAKNDRLIKEGMVFNVCLGLSNVQAETNNEKTKQFSLLLADTALVSDKTVEILTNCSKAVKDVAYSFNEDEEDTPKPKRPKVEPNGLEAIPSKATLRSDNQEMSKEELRRQHQAELARQKNEETARRLAGDGSGSGNGRGPSKASNELVAYKNVNDVPYSRELVIQVDQRNEAVLLPIYGSMVPFHVSTVKSVTSHQDNRTCTIRIFFNVPGMPFSNDNNLKSQGAIYLKEITFRSKDPRHSSEVVQQIKTLRRQVASRESERAERATLVTQEKLQQASTKLKQMRLNDVWIRPAFGGRGRKLTGTLEAHVNGFRYSNSRADERVDIMYGNVKHAFFQPAEKEMITLLHFHLHNHIMVGNKKTKDVQFYVEVMDVVQTVGGSRRSALDPDEIEEEQRERDRKNRINMEFQNYVNKVNDHWSQPQFKGLDLEFDIPLRELGFHGVPYKASAFIIPTSTCLVELIETPFLVVTLGEIEIVNLERVGFGTKNFDMAIVLKDFKKDVLRIDSIPSTSLDAIKEWLDTTDLKYYESRLNLNWRPILKTIIDDPRKFVDDGGWEFLNMEGSDSEVEESEESDQGYEPSDAEPESESEEDDSDSASLVESDDDEEEDSEVDSEEEKGKTWDELEREATNADRDHGAESDSEEERRRRKVKTFSKPRPSSERGNLTSISKPRPPERGNAGSSSKPRPPERGNAGSSSKPRPPPERTSGMKSRPPPDRGSSKGGPSKKPKFR
- the LOC124682848 gene encoding BTB/POZ and MATH domain-containing protein 1-like: MAASQGPIVRVPSRCTPETARATVAFEVIGYSLHKGLGRAKYLSSVAFSVGGYEWCIRYYPDGYREKGPEDYVSVSLRLLTKNAEVRALYTFKLVDPVTGQSHVVRCPGLPQLFDNTNAWGCLLFMKRTVEQESKYLRDDRLVIECDLEVIKEKQLPPSDLSENLAILLAEKKGADVTFNVQGEVFPAHRVVLAMRSPVFDAELYGPMGDNGRQEITIEDMQPTVFKAFLHFIYTDSMPSMDDLADDDKTEMVKHLLVAADKYAMERMKMICEGILCKSLDVETVATILALADQHHCSNLKEACIEFMLSSNRIDDVVASQGYVHLKRSCPDVIVDVFERAAKSRKI